Proteins found in one Candidatus Tanganyikabacteria bacterium genomic segment:
- a CDS encoding DUF4332 domain-containing protein: MRRSSAIFGSLFALALAGCGTAAGTLTQPATSSTLSARNDAAVSQKSHLYTTLDVLGIGPVYSQKLNQVGVRYAADLLEAGRTRNGRANLAASTGISSKLILRWVNHADLIRILGAGPVYARMLEDAGVDTVAELAARNPQNLRESLEAVRTKGGMTMVDRMPSADTVATWIRRARDLGRYVEY, encoded by the coding sequence ATGCGCCGTAGTTCCGCGATTTTCGGCTCCCTGTTCGCCCTGGCCCTCGCCGGCTGCGGCACGGCTGCCGGCACTCTCACCCAGCCCGCAACTTCGTCCACGCTTTCTGCGCGCAACGATGCCGCGGTTTCCCAGAAATCCCACCTGTACACCACGCTCGACGTTCTCGGCATCGGCCCCGTGTACAGCCAGAAGCTCAATCAGGTAGGCGTGCGCTACGCCGCCGACCTGCTGGAGGCTGGCCGCACGCGCAACGGTCGGGCCAACCTGGCGGCCAGCACGGGTATCAGCAGCAAGCTGATCCTCCGCTGGGTCAACCACGCCGACCTCATCCGCATCCTTGGCGCCGGCCCGGTCTACGCCCGGATGCTCGAGGATGCCGGGGTCGACACGGTGGCCGAACTCGCCGCCCGGAATCCCCAGAATCTGCGGGAGTCCCTGGAGGCCGTCCGCACCAAGGGCGGCATGACCATGGTCGACCGCATGCCTTCGGCTGACACGGTCGCCACCTGGATCCGCCGGGCTCGCGACCTCGGGCGGTACGTCGAGTACTGA